In Candidatus Zixiibacteriota bacterium, the DNA window ACTGCCGGACAGAATTCCGCCCACAAACTCCACCAAGGTCATCAGCGCAGTCAAAAGCAAAGGGACGAACAAAACCCCCGGCTCAGGTCTGGAATTATGGTTGTGATTATGATTAGACATATTTTTTGTAGCGTCCTCACTCCCGTGAGGACGATTACCCTTTGCCTAGGTGGTAGCCGCAACCTTTAGGTTGCGTGAGCCATAAACCTCAACCTAACGACTTCGCAGGCTTAAGCCTGCGGCTACCTCATTTTTTGGAGTGCATTGACCGTGTCAATGCGGCGTCGTCACGGACGATGCACTCCATATTTAACGTTGCCAGAGCAAGCCCCCGTAGGGCAGGAGTGGCAACGCTACAATTTCAACTCCTCCACCACCTTAACAATAATTTTTTTTAAATTTGGCTCTGCCTTGTTGGCTGTGGCGATTATCTCCTCTAAATTGGTCGGCTTTAAAGCATCCGGAAGACCCATATCCGTTACGATTGAAAAACCTAAAACCTTCATCCCCTGGTGCCTTGCCACAATCGTCTCTGGCACAGTTGACATCCCAACCACATCGGCTCCGGTCCATCTTAGAAACCGATACTCTGCCGCAGTTTCCAAATTAGGTCCGGCAACTGCCACATATACGCCTTTCTGCAGTTTTATGCCCAGTTCCAGAGCACACTTCTCTGCCAGGGCTATTAATTCCTTATCATAACAGTTATACATATCAGGGAACCTGGGTCCCAAAGACTCATCATTCGGACCGATAAGCGGATTATTCCCCAAGAGGTTGATATGGTCAGAGATGACCATCACATCTCCAGCCCGGTATTGTGGATTCAAACCACCGCAAGCATTTGATACGATCAAAAGCTCAATTCCTAAAGCCTTCATAACCCGTAGAGGAAAGGTTATCTGCTGCATTGTGTAACCTTCATAATAATGGAACCTCCCCTGCATCGCTAAAACCTTTTTGTCGGTAATCTTCCCGAATAATAGCCGCCCTGCATGGCTTTCCACCGTTGAGACCGGGAAATGAGGAATCTCCCGGTAGTCTATGCGGGTATCCACCTTAATCCCTTCTGCCAAGGAACCAAGGCCGGTGCCCAAAATTATCCCTATCTGAGGTTGGGAGTCAATTTTCTTCTGAATTAAATCTTTTGCCTGAGTGATCTTTTCTTTTAAGTTTTCCATCACCTGTATCCTTTTTTATATTTAGGTAGCATCCTTACTCTCCTAGAGGATGTTTTTTTGGAGTGTAAACCTTCAGGTTTACCTTTGATAAAGCTAAAGCTTTATACTCCACTCACAGACTACACACTCCTAAATCTCTTTGCCCGTCAAATGAGAGACAACGTTACCATCAATCTTCTTTACGAGGCTCTCCTTTTCTAAACTGACCAACTACTTTTTCCATCTCCTCATCTGTTAAGTCTTTCTTTTTTTCAAAGCGCGAGCCGCCTTCCTGCTCCAGGCTCTCCAAAAGGTTTTTGTGCAAATCCAGCATCGACTTGAATTTCAAAACATAGGCATCTTTTAGATTCTTCAGTTCATAGATTTCTTTCTTGAACTCAGAGATCTTCAAATTCGATTCCTCTAAGAGCTTATGGCTTTTAAGCTGTGCCTCCCGGAGCAAAAGCTCAGCTTCTTTTTGAGCATTTTTCTTAAGCTCCTCTGCAGTCTTCTGCGTGGTGAGGATCACACTCTGCAGGGTCTGTTCCATATTCTGATATTCTGAAAGCTTGTTCTCCAGAGAGGAAAGTTTTTCTCTTGCAAGATTGATTTCTTTGGTTCCCTCTTCAATTTCCCCGGCTAAAATCTCTAAGAAATTATCCACTTCAGTCGGGTCATACCCTTTGAATTTCTTTTTGAACTTCTGATTTTTTACTTCCCAGGACGTTATCTTCATTTTTCACCTCCCAGACTTATTTTAGCCGTCATTGCGATCCCGCCAAAGATGGGTCATTCTGAGCGAAGCGAAGAATCTCTCAATAAGATTCTTCGGTCGTCCATTCGGACTCCCTCAGAATGACAAATTTTATTTTCTTGGACCAAAAATTGCAGTCCCTACCCTTATCATACTTGCCCCTTCTTCGACAGCCAATTCAAAATCCGAGCTCATGCCCATAGAAAGATATCTCATCTCCACGTTCTCTTTTTTTAGGCTCTTGAGCGATTCAAATAAATTTCTCAACTTGACAAAACATGGTCTGACTTTCTCCAATTCCTCGGTCAACAGTCCTACTGTCATTAGACCTTTGATCTTTACGTTTCCTAATTCAGATATTTGCTCGACTAAGTTTGAGACCTCTTCTGGCTTAATCCCGTATTTCGAGGACTCACCTGAAGTATTTACCTCGATCAAAACCTCAGCTATCTTTCCCTTGTCGTTACCCCTCTTTGAAATCTCCTGAGCCAGATGCAGACTATCAACTGATTGTATCAAATCAAAAAGCTCTATGGCTTTTTTAACCTTATTGGTCTGCAGATGCCCGACTAAATGTTTTTCGACATCTCTGGTAATAAATTTAAACTTCTCCTCTGCTTCCTGAATCCTGTTTTCTCCGATAATTTTTATCCCCGCATCAATTCCCTGATTTATCCTTTCCGGCTCGACATTCTTAGTAACTGCAACTAATGTTATATCTTCCCCTTTGCGGCCCGACTTTAAAGCCACCTTCTCAATCCTTTCCTCTAATCTTTTCAGATTCTCTGCTATTGTGCTCATCAATTCAAAAATACAATAATATATCGTTTTATGAAAAAAGCAAACAAAAATAGTAGAGGCGTTTAATTAAACGCCCCTACCAAAAAACGGTATTTGGTAGGTCAGACATTCCTGTGGCTACGCCAGGCTTCGCTCTCTGACCATAGAAAACAGGCAGGTCCAAGAAATGGATCCGTAGGAAATGCCTGTTCTACCGACTATTATCACCCGATAAAACGTTAGCCCCATCTTGCCCACAAGATGGGCAGGGACAGGACGTTGTCCTATCCTCTATGTATTCCCTCTCCTTTCTAATGCGAGAGCGGGGTGAGGTTTATGTAGCGGAAACCTTCAGGTTTCCATTAAAAACAATGGAAGGCTGAAGCCTTCCGCTACAAAAAAACGCCCGACACTGAGGTCGAACGCTACGTTTTCCCCGCCTTGTGGGCAAGGCGGGTTTCCCAGTTATTTTTTCCCTTGAACCTTTAAACTATTGTCCGCCTGTGGCGGATGAACTTTCTTGTTCTTCTTCGCCTTTAACGACTCGTGCCACAGCCACCACCTTATCCCCTTCATCCAGGCTTATTAATCTGACTCCTTGGGTATTTCTGCCGATCT includes these proteins:
- a CDS encoding purine-nucleoside phosphorylase; translation: MENLKEKITQAKDLIQKKIDSQPQIGIILGTGLGSLAEGIKVDTRIDYREIPHFPVSTVESHAGRLLFGKITDKKVLAMQGRFHYYEGYTMQQITFPLRVMKALGIELLIVSNACGGLNPQYRAGDVMVISDHINLLGNNPLIGPNDESLGPRFPDMYNCYDKELIALAEKCALELGIKLQKGVYVAVAGPNLETAAEYRFLRWTGADVVGMSTVPETIVARHQGMKVLGFSIVTDMGLPDALKPTNLEEIIATANKAEPNLKKIIVKVVEELKL
- a CDS encoding DivIVA domain-containing protein; this translates as MKITSWEVKNQKFKKKFKGYDPTEVDNFLEILAGEIEEGTKEINLAREKLSSLENKLSEYQNMEQTLQSVILTTQKTAEELKKNAQKEAELLLREAQLKSHKLLEESNLKISEFKKEIYELKNLKDAYVLKFKSMLDLHKNLLESLEQEGGSRFEKKKDLTDEEMEKVVGQFRKGEPRKED
- a CDS encoding YggS family pyridoxal phosphate-dependent enzyme, with product MSTIAENLKRLEERIEKVALKSGRKGEDITLVAVTKNVEPERINQGIDAGIKIIGENRIQEAEEKFKFITRDVEKHLVGHLQTNKVKKAIELFDLIQSVDSLHLAQEISKRGNDKGKIAEVLIEVNTSGESSKYGIKPEEVSNLVEQISELGNVKIKGLMTVGLLTEELEKVRPCFVKLRNLFESLKSLKKENVEMRYLSMGMSSDFELAVEEGASMIRVGTAIFGPRK